The segment ATAGATAGTTCTGTGATTGCTAAAAGTTTTATCTAGCAAGGCTTCTAACCTTTTTGGTTTAGCAATTCTTCATGCTAATTGGTATAAGAGTATAAGATTCCCACGCTATTTTCATACTCCCAAAGTGACAAAGGAGGGTTAAGCAGGTGGACAATTGCTCGTCGTTCCAAAGGGTTATCTGTGGCATCAAATCGATCAAGCAGGAATCCAAGTAGTGTGCTTCCAGATTTTGGCTTTCTGCTGCTCCGGTTGCTTTTTGAGATGTTAGTGCCTTTGCAACTTGCCAGATTTAGTATTACTTGTGCCCTTGAACAAATTTCTTCTTGGCTAAAACTTGTTGTTTGGGCAAGTTCATAATCACTTTCGATCGCTTCTACCCATCGCTTCTTACCTTGAAGCCGTAAACGCCGTTTCTTTTGCAGCTTGAACCAGGACTTATAAACGTACTGAGCCATCAGTACAGCAGATTTACAAAAGCGCGAAGGAAGCGGGCTTGGATGGTTTACTGTAAACTCTTCAATAAGCTTTTCGATCGGTTGTCGCGGCAAAGTCCCCTTTGATTGCCACTCCTGAAAATGAGGATGCTTGGCAACTTCAGCAAACAAATGATTGACGAGGAGGGTATATGCGACCATCGCTTCCCAGAAGAATTTTCGGGTTGCCTCGTCTACACAAAGACAGCATCGAATCGTTCTTACGGTCATTACAGCACATCCCTGGAAGTCAGCCTTCTACTGCTTTTTTAGAATTAAACTTGCAGCTTCATAGTACCAAAGTTCTATTTCTTTTCATTAAACTATTTTCCTTCGTAGATTGCAATCGGTTCCCAGAGGTAATTGGATTGACAGTATAAAGTGCTATACACCTCAAGAAATCTTTGTATATGGCTTCTGTCGCTTCATCATTGATTGAAATTTCATGCCGCACTTCTGGCACTTCCCTTCCGTCCACTCAACAGGCAACGGAATCTTCTCGTCACAAGCTGGGCAACGGGAGATGAGGCGAAGCTGGTGACGATCGCATCCTTCGGTTGACTCAAACTGCCATGCCATCCGGTGATAGGGAACTTCAGCATAACAAGCACCGCATAAACGGGTAGAGCAATTAATAGTTGGTGTATCTTTAGGTGGAAACATTGCAAGCAATCTTTCGGCTTTTAATCCAACCAGCTTTCCCATTGCTTTGAGTTCTTTGTTAGTCGGAAATGGGTTAAACCGAAATTTCTCCCAACGAGATAGAGCAAACCCAATTCCTGCTGCATTACTGAGAGGAGTAGGCGCAGAGACGCAGTTCAACTCATACCGTCGAAACCGACCGAAATAGTGACTGATACTTTCACCTTCGTAAGGCTCGACTCGTGCAATCCAAGACCAAGAATCGTCCGAAGCCGTTTCCGTTGTAGCTTTATCCATTATCGGATCCCACGTTTGCTTTGAGCTGCTGATTTAAAACCTCAAGCGTTGTTTCCTCATCAAGCTTAAATAAGCCCTTCTTCAAAGCACGGACAGCAATTTTTTGAAGTGTGTCGTATAACGGACCAGTAAGACCAGAAGTTTTTTCATGCAGCTGTTTAAGAACATCTTCATAAAGCAAATCTGATTCTTCCTGCCATTGTAGGAATTGGGTGAGCCATTGATCTACAACTGAGCCAGTTTGCTCATAGGTCATTGCTGGAAATTGATAGAACGCCAAAAATGAGTTGTGAACTTGCTTCCAATCAGACCTGAGTTGTTCGTAGAGATCTTTAGTACCGAGCAAAATAACTGGAATTTTTAACAATTCATGAATCTGAACTAATTCGCGTAGAGCTTTGAGTTTGAGATAATGAGCATCGTCAACAATAATTAATTTGACTCCATACTCTTTGAGTGTTGCTCGGCTTCGTTTTCTCAAGTCACTTAACCTACCCATTTTCAGGTTCCGATGCAGGGCATTGAGTAATTCAACAAATAATTGATATTGAGTACAGTCTGACGGGATTCTGAGGTAAGCAATGGATGCAGGCAGCAATAGTACCGACCCTTTGTATCGGACATATTGTAATCTGTAATATTGGCAAGATTCTGAAACCCCCGATCGCTGTGGAGCAAGAATAATACCAGACGTTTTTGAATCACGTTGATCATTCAACCAAGCATGTAATTCTTCGTCGCGTTTTGTAATAAATAAAGGGGCTGCATTGCTAATCCGATCGATCTCAGCCTGTAAGTCTGGAAATGAAGGCTGGCTGACAACTTGTTGGGGGATTGATGCGGGTTGTACCATAAGAAATTACCAGTAGTCCTGCAAATGTTGATTCCAATTGGGAATTGCCATTTTTGCTTCATCTGAAGGCTTAAATCGCTTACGTTGTGAGTTTTGAGCTTCAATACGGCTTGAATCTACAGCCACTTCAGAGCTATTGTTTAATGCTTCTTGGCGTTTAAACTCAACCACGTTAGCTAGACCGGAAGAACATCCAGTTAGTTCATGTTCTATGCTACGGCGTTGTTTTCGAGTTTTCTTAATCTTCTCTTCTGCAAATTCGTTGAGATCAAGCCGCTCATCAAGGATAGATGAAATATCTATAGCTCTTTGAGCTTGGGATAATCTGCGCTTACGCTCTTTCAGCTCTTTAAGCGATAGCTTATCTTCTTTCAGGTCTCTGGCCCGTACAACTCCCAGAAATCTACCTGGCTGCCCATCTTCTTCATGAGTGTAAACCAGAAGATGAATAATGTTAGAAGGGTCATATCTGACCACAACTTTTTTCTTTACGTACTCTAACAGGCAATCACCCTTGTAGAGTTCACCCTCGAATGAAATAGTGCCATGCTTCTGCACTTTGGGACGCTTGTTTTGCTTAAGAAGGCAAATGTCCAGCTCCCGTTCTTCAGGGACTTTAGGAAATTCAATGTGCATTGATTCCCAGCGATCGCACCTTTTTTCCGCAGTACCGGGATAGCAGTGTTGATTTACATGATCTACAAAATGACGGACTAATTGTCTTTCCAGTTCTTCAATGGTTATAGAGGCATATTTTTCAGCATCTTTAGGACGTTTTGCAACATTGGAGCCTTTATAACCGGGAAGCCTAGAATTGAATTCCTTATTGAGTTTGTCAAAGACAGATTCCACAATCCCGCCTTGTTCAGGATAAGCTCGGTATCGAAGAGTAAACCCTAAATGAGCAGCAATTTGCTGAAGGTGCTCAGACTTAAATTCCTTAGCACGATCGGTTAGAAGGTAATCTGGAATTCCGCAAACGTTCCACTTTTCTTTAAGTTTGTATTCTGAGCTATATTCCTTTCGTAGAATAGCGTGACGCAGAACAAGTGCGACTTCTAAGGAACTGGGTTGCCTAAAACCAAGATAAAACCCTGCAATACATCCTGAATAACTGTCTGTCGCCACGCTCAGAAAAGGACAACCAATTTCATGACCCTCTTGATCAACAACCAGAACGTCTAACCTCGTATGATCGATTTGGATAACCTTATTGCTAGGGGTTACCGCTAAATTTCCTTCCGTAGTTTGGATGACTTTATTAAGTCCTTGTCCAGGATGCCTAGCCTTAAGGTTCTGCTCTTCAATATATACATCCAGGATGTTGTACACCGACACATGAGATCTGGGAGGTGAAAACTTACCAGATGCAACTTCTTCTCTAATCTCTTTAAGGATTCTATTTAAGACACTGGAGTGTGATTCATCGACTGAGCCGAGTTTTTGAGCGATCCCATCGAACAACGTTCTAAGTTGATTATCAGAAAGATCTTGAACTGCTTTAAGCTTGGTTGAAATAGCCTTAATTAGCAGCCAGATTTGAAACCGATTGGTACGACGGCTATATTTTTGGTTACGTCTGTAAAGAGCAATAACGAGCCGACGCCACGGTTCCGATATATAACGAGAACTGCCTTTATCCGATCGAGTTGTTTGACTTAATGCAATTAAACCATCTCGCTCTACAGCCTCCATCATTCGTTTGATAGTTCGAGGGTGACAGTTTAAATCTTGAGCAGCCTCTTGAATAAGCTGTTGTCTAGCTGCTCTGTTTAATGTACCTGTAGCACGAATTTTGTTAGCCCACTCGACCTTGCGTTGAGCTTCGGCAGGAAGTTCATTAAGGAGTAAATATTCTTGGTTGGCACCAGTATGAATCCCTTCCTGCATAGTTTCTACTCACTGAATTCAAAAGTCAGAGACGTAGCTCATTAAACATAAGATAAACGTACCGAATAGACACTAAATAGATAATAGTCAGAAAAGCATTGGGCAGCTATCTTTTCTGAGAATTTTTTGAATCAGGTGGAATTTCTCCCGTTTTCTGGGCTTCTAAAACGGCAACTTCAATTAGAAACGCACCCAAGTTAGCAGTGGGGCGTCCTTGCTTATCTGCCCAGCGCTCTAAGGCTTCATATATAGAGTCTGGCAAGGTGACGTGAATACGCTTGCTCACAGGTGGATCTAGCATTGGTTTCGCCCTTTATCGTACACGGCAATATAAACAATCCGTATTATAACGACATATAAGGTGCTTATTAGATACAAATTTGGGTTTATATTGTGATAAATTTGGACAAATCTTCAAATAATGAAGAGCTAGTCTCCGCCTGGTAAGCATGAAGACTGGCTCTAACGCCGTTTCTTTCGTTTTAGAGATGAGTTCATCATGTCGTATCAGGAACGTTGGAATCCCTGGATTGCGCTTGGTTTATTGCCAGAGACGCAGAGGGTCGTAGTTGACAGATTTCGTAATTGGTCTAACGCAGATGGATATCGAAAAATCCTTAAGCAGTTGATTCCTCAGGCTGAGTTTTCAGTCGTGTTGATCACTTAGATCAAACATGATTCAGCTCTCTGGATTGTGCAGAGATAATAGCTTCCTGTCGAATGAGAGCGATCACCTCTGTCAAGACTTAAAGAATTACGCCCAAATCACGACTTTTCTTAAAATGGTCAATCTGTACTCCAAAGCGACTCTTCCGGTACTACCTGAACACTTTCCCAATCAAATAGCTCAACCCAAGCTCAAGATTGGCGATCGAGTACGCTGGTGTCCCTTACCCAGTGAAGACTTCGGCATCATCACAGGCATAGAGTATACTCCCGCTGAGCATCGAGACTCCTGGGGCTGGCGTTACACGGTTTGGCTCGATGCTCACTCCCCCTCTCGCAACTGGACGATGACGGATATTGCATCGGAAGAAGATCTGGAACTGCTTCCCTTAGCGCTTGCTCACGCCAATCAGGAGGTTAGCAGAGAATGAGTCTCAGGGAACTAAGGCAACGAGAACTGAGGCTGTTGCGCTTCTACACCTGCTGTCAGTTCGGCATGACTCCACAAGCCTTCTACGCTAAGTGGAACGTCTCCCATGCCCAAATCGCCCTCATTTGTGGCTGCTCCCAATCCACCGTCGATCGCTGGTTCTCCCAGGGCACCAACCGTCGATCGCCCAGTGCTATCCATCTGCGACGGCTCGCAGAAATGGATTTGCTGTGGGAATGCTACGAAGCCATTCCGCTTGCTTTACGGCAACGAATTTGTTCCACTGAAACCGAAACCCACTAAAGCTATCACCGTGATAGGAATCATTTGGGTAGGCAACCCGAAGGCGATTACTGTGAAATCTAAGTGACCGTCCTTCCTGTCCGTGCCCATGATCCAATTGAACATCGAGCGTCGCCATATTCAGCTCTCACCCCTGGAACAATCCCTGGCAAAAGCTGCTGCTAGTCGTCATGCCTTGCGGCTGCAACTCCAAACTCAGATTGCCCACCAGCTTAGTGCCTATCGCTCTGTCACCTCCTTGTCCATCCACCCAGACACCCTCAAGTGCATGGTGACGAAGTATAGTGAACAACTTGTCTTCCGTCCCCTTGTCGAGATCCAACAGTGGTTCAACTACCAAAGCGGCATCTTCTTGGAACCCGGCTACCCGCCCTTGTTCTACAGCCGCACGGAACACCGCTGTGTCTCTCCTAACAAAAGTGCGGTTGCGGCGATCGGGGAGGGAGTTGCAGGACTGTTGGCACAACGGCTCTATCACTGCCGCAAGCTTGCTCGTCCGAACCATGACTATCCAGATATTGTTCTGCAGGGGAACGGTCAGACCTATTTAGTCGAAGCGAAAGCAACGATGGCATCTCCAGATGAGATCCAGGCAGTGCTGGATGAGGAGTTGCTCCGCATGGCTGCTTATGTCGCTGCTTGTAGCGAGCTAGATGCTCGTCCCGTGGTCGGGATACTGGTCGGAGCCGCCTTGCTGAGTGAGCAGGAATATCGGTGTTATGTGAATGAGGTGAGCTTATGCAGGTGATACAAGGTCAGAAGCAGTTTGTCTTACAGCATGTGGTGGATCTGGTCGGTCATGCTGCCCAATCGGAGCACGTCGGGTACAGCCAGATCGTGGAGTTTGCAGTGCGGGAATTGGTGAAGGAGTGGATGCGTGAGCTGGCACTAGAGAAGCAGAATGACTCCAAGGCAGGTTTGTTGGACAGAGCGATCGAACAGGTGGAGCAGCAAGTGCAGGCACAGTGCCCATCGTCACCTCTGTTTGCTTTGCTGCCTTACAGCACAAGTTTGCGTCGAGGCTTGAAGTATGCAGCTAGAGAGATTGGGGAGTTATCGAGCCGACTGCGAGAACTGGAATGGCAAGAGCGAAGTCAGCGAACGCGGTTTGAGAGCAGTGAAGCTGGGGTGTGCTATTCGATTGTGGCAGTGGGACAACCAGGGGCGATCGAAGCTTTAGTCGCAATGCCAGAGGGAGAGGAGTTTGGGTTAGAGATAGACCGACTGGGGGAGTCTTATGAGGTGGAAGGGGAGTGGTTCCCGTTCCAAGTTACAGTTGGCGAGTTGCAATTCATCGTGGACGATGATGGCGTGATCTATACCTGCACTGATAATTTCCCAAAAATGCTACATGAAAAAGCACGTGAGACATTAAGTCTGTTGACAAAGCAGATCTACGTTTCCAGGTGGCTTGTTCGATAAGGCTTCCAAGCTATGTCAGGCGATGAGTCTCAAGCACGGTTCTGAAAACCAGCGGAGTGGGTGACTGCTCCAATGAGTTTAACTCCTCTGCTATAACCAAGCTGATGTTACGTTTCCGCGAAAACTCTCTGCAACCCTGCAATAGAGTGTTTTGCTTAACGACACAAGCTTATCTCAATGCTAAGTACAGGACAAAAATTGCAGAACGTGGAAAAACTCATCGGCGAACACCTCCAGATTCAGTAATATTTGACGTGCTCACATGGATTGGCGCGATCAAATTATCAGAATTCGCAAACCAACGCTAATTATTACTGGAAGAAAAAGTATTATCCCGTGGACATCGCAAGTCTGGATTCATCAAAGCGTTCCTAACTCTGAGTTGGAAATCTTTGAAGCGGCAGACGGCGGCGGACATTTCACGTTCATCGAGAATCCACAAAAGTTCAATCAACGAGTTTTGCAGTTCTTATCGCGATCACTTGAAATGAACCAGGAAAAGAGTTTAGATCAAAATCTATCTTTGAACGGTTGTGTCGCAAAAACGGGTCAATGGTAAGGTAGGTAAGCCCAGCTTTGCCTTCTCTTTCTCCGATGTCTACTCCTACTCTGTTCAAATGGCGGCACTTTTTGCCCGACACCATCCTACTGAACGTGCGGTGGTATTGCCGTTACGCCTTGAGCTACCGGGATTTAGAAGAGATGATGCAGGAGCGGGAGGTGGAGGTGGACTACTCGACGATTAATCGTTGGGTGCTGAAGTACGCGCCAGAACTCGACAAACGGATTCGACGGTATCTGAAGCCGACAAACGACTCGTGGCGCGTGGACGAGACGTACATCCGTGTGAAAGGGAGATGGTGCTATCTGTACCGTGCGATCGATGAGGAT is part of the Trichocoleus sp. genome and harbors:
- the cas12k gene encoding type V CRISPR-associated protein Cas12k (Type V-K CRISPR systems have also been known as with the large Cas12k protein, has also been known as type V-U5, and Cas12k as C2c5.), yielding MTVRTIRCCLCVDEATRKFFWEAMVAYTLLVNHLFAEVAKHPHFQEWQSKGTLPRQPIEKLIEEFTVNHPSPLPSRFCKSAVLMAQYVYKSWFKLQKKRRLRLQGKKRWVEAIESDYELAQTTSFSQEEICSRAQVILNLASCKGTNISKSNRSSRKPKSGSTLLGFLLDRFDATDNPLERRAIVHLLNPPLSLWEYENSVGILYSYTN
- a CDS encoding TniQ family protein — its product is MDKATTETASDDSWSWIARVEPYEGESISHYFGRFRRYELNCVSAPTPLSNAAGIGFALSRWEKFRFNPFPTNKELKAMGKLVGLKAERLLAMFPPKDTPTINCSTRLCGACYAEVPYHRMAWQFESTEGCDRHQLRLISRCPACDEKIPLPVEWTEGKCQKCGMKFQSMMKRQKPYTKIS
- a CDS encoding ATP-binding protein, translating into MVQPASIPQQVVSQPSFPDLQAEIDRISNAAPLFITKRDEELHAWLNDQRDSKTSGIILAPQRSGVSESCQYYRLQYVRYKGSVLLLPASIAYLRIPSDCTQYQLFVELLNALHRNLKMGRLSDLRKRSRATLKEYGVKLIIVDDAHYLKLKALRELVQIHELLKIPVILLGTKDLYEQLRSDWKQVHNSFLAFYQFPAMTYEQTGSVVDQWLTQFLQWQEESDLLYEDVLKQLHEKTSGLTGPLYDTLQKIAVRALKKGLFKLDEETTLEVLNQQLKANVGSDNG
- a CDS encoding transposase family protein, giving the protein MQEGIHTGANQEYLLLNELPAEAQRKVEWANKIRATGTLNRAARQQLIQEAAQDLNCHPRTIKRMMEAVERDGLIALSQTTRSDKGSSRYISEPWRRLVIALYRRNQKYSRRTNRFQIWLLIKAISTKLKAVQDLSDNQLRTLFDGIAQKLGSVDESHSSVLNRILKEIREEVASGKFSPPRSHVSVYNILDVYIEEQNLKARHPGQGLNKVIQTTEGNLAVTPSNKVIQIDHTRLDVLVVDQEGHEIGCPFLSVATDSYSGCIAGFYLGFRQPSSLEVALVLRHAILRKEYSSEYKLKEKWNVCGIPDYLLTDRAKEFKSEHLQQIAAHLGFTLRYRAYPEQGGIVESVFDKLNKEFNSRLPGYKGSNVAKRPKDAEKYASITIEELERQLVRHFVDHVNQHCYPGTAEKRCDRWESMHIEFPKVPEERELDICLLKQNKRPKVQKHGTISFEGELYKGDCLLEYVKKKVVVRYDPSNIIHLLVYTHEEDGQPGRFLGVVRARDLKEDKLSLKELKERKRRLSQAQRAIDISSILDERLDLNEFAEEKIKKTRKQRRSIEHELTGCSSGLANVVEFKRQEALNNSSEVAVDSSRIEAQNSQRKRFKPSDEAKMAIPNWNQHLQDYW
- a CDS encoding helix-turn-helix transcriptional regulator is translated as MSLRELRQRELRLLRFYTCCQFGMTPQAFYAKWNVSHAQIALICGCSQSTVDRWFSQGTNRRSPSAIHLRRLAEMDLLWECYEAIPLALRQRICSTETETH
- a CDS encoding alpha/beta hydrolase produces the protein MDWRDQIIRIRKPTLIITGRKSIIPWTSQVWIHQSVPNSELEIFEAADGGGHFTFIENPQKFNQRVLQFLSRSLEMNQEKSLDQNLSLNGCVAKTGQW
- a CDS encoding IS6 family transposase, whose translation is MSTPTLFKWRHFLPDTILLNVRWYCRYALSYRDLEEMMQEREVEVDYSTINRWVLKYAPELDKRIRRYLKPTNDSWRVDETYIRVKGRWCYLYRAIDEDGNLVDVRLSEKRDMEAAKAFFAQAHEIAEQLPQRVVTDGLVGHLA